Proteins encoded in a region of the Haloglomus salinum genome:
- a CDS encoding hemolysin family protein — MTPLEITLRLVAGTLLILANGFFVAIEFALTRARQFTEEEFVGDRPSLQRAWEMTDDLELYLTTCQVGITASSIAVGIVAEPALAALFEPLFRGTRLAAIGSGAIIAFLIINLVHLTHGEQTPTYLGVERSRFVCRYGAAPLYYFHKLISPIIALGDGVAKGTLKLFGVEMTGAWLETEEDVIESRADLRNRLGSVLREGDLADERREEVLNALRIGEQPVRELMVPPEEIIALSTEDSAEENLDRMAERPHTRYPLVGEDLTDYRGIIYFPVLARHRDELAASEVDFEGLAAPPMTLSPDTDVSDAIDQFQLEGQELAFVVEDGEVIGMVTVTDLLESVTGDLEDPLDREERPETEAGDRQPPGA, encoded by the coding sequence ATGACCCCGCTCGAAATCACGCTCCGCCTGGTCGCCGGGACGCTGCTCATCCTGGCCAACGGGTTCTTCGTGGCCATCGAGTTCGCCCTCACCCGTGCCCGGCAGTTCACCGAGGAGGAGTTCGTCGGCGACCGGCCGTCGCTCCAGCGCGCCTGGGAGATGACCGACGACCTGGAACTGTACCTGACGACCTGTCAGGTCGGCATCACGGCTTCCAGCATCGCGGTCGGTATCGTCGCCGAACCGGCGCTGGCGGCGCTGTTCGAGCCGCTGTTCAGGGGGACCCGCCTCGCCGCCATCGGCTCCGGTGCCATCATCGCCTTCCTCATCATCAACCTCGTCCACCTGACCCACGGGGAGCAGACCCCGACCTACCTGGGCGTGGAGCGCTCGCGGTTCGTCTGCCGGTACGGCGCCGCACCGCTGTACTACTTCCACAAGCTCATCTCGCCGATCATCGCGCTCGGCGACGGCGTCGCGAAGGGGACGCTGAAGCTGTTCGGCGTGGAGATGACCGGCGCCTGGCTGGAGACCGAGGAGGATGTCATCGAGTCCCGGGCGGACCTGCGCAACCGGCTGGGAAGCGTCCTCCGGGAGGGTGACCTCGCCGACGAGCGCCGGGAGGAGGTGCTGAACGCGCTCCGCATCGGCGAACAGCCCGTCCGCGAGCTGATGGTTCCGCCCGAGGAGATCATCGCCCTGTCGACGGAGGACTCGGCCGAGGAGAACCTCGACCGGATGGCCGAGCGACCCCACACGCGCTATCCGCTGGTGGGGGAGGACCTGACCGACTACCGCGGCATCATCTACTTCCCGGTGCTGGCGCGCCACCGCGACGAGCTGGCCGCCAGCGAGGTCGACTTCGAGGGACTGGCGGCGCCCCCGATGACGCTCTCGCCGGACACCGACGTCAGCGACGCTATCGACCAGTTCCAGCTGGAGGGGCAGGAGCTCGCGTTCGTCGTCGAGGACGGCGAGGTCATCGGAATGGTGACGGTGACCGACCTGCTGGAGTCGGTGACGGGTGACCTTGAGGACCCGCTGGACCGCGAGGAGCGGCCCGAGACCGAGGCCGGCGACCGCCAGCCGCCCGGAGCCTGA